From a region of the Burkholderia lata genome:
- a CDS encoding MFS transporter: protein MQTRSTLDEHATVAAPAPERTAKHYLLAGWASMAGTTIEWYDFFLYGTAAALVFNRIFFPSLDPVVGTLAAFGTFAVGFIGRPMGGIVFGHFGDRIGRKSMLMITLLLMGVPSMIIGLIPSYDSIGYWAAALLIAMRFLQGMAVGGEWGGAVLMAVEHAPKGRKGLFGSLPQTGVGLGLILSSVAMAAVAALPEADMLSWGWRVPFLASIALVGLGWFIRAKVPESPDFEKMRRQGKAEKSPVTAALRRHPREVLTIVGARAAENTWFYMVVTFALAYATQQLHLPKAEMLHAITAGAALSLVTMPLCGHLSDRIGQRRMFAIGLVLMCMFAAPFFMMLGTQQTSYAWWAIVLGLGVVFPILYAPESLLFAQQFPAEIRYSGISLSVQLAGVIGGGFAPMIATSLLKAGGGQPHYVIAYLVGFGVFALVCTALMRPARA, encoded by the coding sequence ATGCAGACGCGATCCACCCTCGATGAGCATGCGACAGTCGCGGCGCCGGCGCCCGAGCGCACCGCGAAGCACTACCTGCTGGCCGGCTGGGCCAGCATGGCCGGCACCACGATCGAGTGGTACGACTTCTTCCTCTACGGCACGGCCGCCGCGCTCGTCTTCAACCGCATCTTCTTCCCGTCGCTGGACCCGGTCGTCGGCACGCTCGCCGCATTCGGCACGTTCGCGGTGGGCTTTATCGGCCGGCCGATGGGCGGCATCGTGTTCGGCCACTTCGGCGACCGTATCGGCCGCAAGTCGATGCTGATGATCACGCTGCTGCTGATGGGCGTGCCGAGCATGATCATCGGGCTGATCCCGTCGTACGACAGCATCGGCTACTGGGCCGCCGCGCTGCTGATCGCGATGCGCTTCCTGCAGGGGATGGCCGTCGGCGGCGAATGGGGCGGCGCGGTGCTGATGGCCGTCGAACACGCGCCGAAGGGCCGCAAGGGGCTGTTCGGCAGCCTGCCGCAAACGGGCGTCGGGCTCGGCCTGATCCTGTCGTCGGTCGCGATGGCCGCGGTGGCCGCGCTGCCGGAAGCCGACATGCTGTCGTGGGGCTGGCGCGTACCGTTCCTCGCGAGCATCGCGCTCGTCGGCCTCGGCTGGTTCATCCGCGCGAAGGTGCCCGAATCGCCCGACTTCGAGAAGATGCGGCGCCAGGGCAAGGCCGAGAAGTCGCCGGTGACGGCCGCGCTGCGCCGCCATCCGCGCGAGGTGCTGACGATCGTCGGCGCCCGTGCCGCCGAGAACACCTGGTTCTACATGGTCGTCACGTTCGCACTCGCTTACGCGACGCAGCAGCTGCACCTGCCGAAGGCCGAGATGCTGCACGCGATCACGGCCGGCGCGGCGCTGTCGCTCGTCACGATGCCGCTGTGCGGCCACCTGAGCGACCGCATCGGCCAGCGCCGGATGTTCGCGATCGGCCTCGTGCTGATGTGCATGTTCGCCGCACCGTTCTTCATGATGCTCGGCACGCAGCAGACGTCGTACGCATGGTGGGCGATCGTGCTCGGCCTCGGCGTCGTGTTCCCGATCCTCTATGCGCCGGAATCGCTGCTGTTCGCGCAGCAGTTCCCCGCGGAAATCCGCTACAGCGGCATCTCGCTGTCGGTGCAGTTGGCCGGCGTGATCGGCGGCGGCTTCGCGCCGATGATCGCGACGTCGCTGCTCAAGGCCGGCGGCGGCCAGCCGCATTACGTGATCGCGTACCTCGTCGGCTTCGGCGTGTTCGCGCTCGTGTGTACCGCGCTGATGCGCCCGGCACGCGCCTGA
- a CDS encoding CoA-acylating methylmalonate-semialdehyde dehydrogenase — MNAAVPQTTLALPTAKLLIDGAFVESQSTEWGDIVNPATQEVIGRVPFATLDEVDAAIASAQRAFQTWKTTPIGARLRIMLKFQDLVRRNLERIAHTLTAEQGKTLPDAQGDIFRGLEVVEHACSIGTLQQGEFAENVAGGVDTYTLRQPIGVCAGITPFNFPGMIPLWMFPMAIVCGNTFVLKPSEQDPLSTMQLVELAIEAGVPQGVLNVVHGGKTVVDRLCTHPDIKAISFVGSTRVGTHVYNLGSQHGKRVQSMMGAKNHAVVLPDAHREQSINALVGAGFGAAGQRCMATSVVVLVGKARDWLPELVEKAKALKVNAGAEAGTDVGPVVSKAAKERILSLIDQGVKEGATLLLDGRDVKVPGYEQGNFVGPTIFSGVTTDMSIYTEEIFGPVVVVLEADTLDEAIALVNRNPMGNGVGLFTQSGAAARKFQSEIDIGQVGINIPIPVPVPYFSFTGSRGSKLGDLGPYGKQVVQFYTQTKTVTARWFDDDATAGGVNTTIALR, encoded by the coding sequence ATGAACGCCGCAGTTCCCCAGACCACCCTCGCCCTGCCCACCGCCAAGCTGCTGATCGACGGCGCGTTCGTCGAATCGCAAAGCACCGAATGGGGCGACATCGTCAACCCCGCGACGCAGGAAGTGATCGGCCGCGTGCCGTTTGCGACGCTCGACGAGGTCGATGCCGCGATCGCGTCCGCGCAGCGCGCGTTCCAGACGTGGAAGACGACGCCGATCGGCGCGCGGCTGCGCATCATGCTGAAGTTCCAGGATCTCGTGCGCCGCAATCTCGAACGGATCGCGCACACGCTGACGGCCGAGCAAGGCAAGACGCTGCCCGACGCACAGGGCGACATCTTCCGCGGCCTCGAAGTGGTCGAGCACGCGTGCTCGATCGGCACGCTGCAGCAAGGCGAATTCGCGGAGAACGTCGCGGGCGGCGTCGATACCTACACGCTGCGCCAGCCGATCGGCGTGTGCGCGGGCATCACGCCGTTCAACTTCCCCGGCATGATTCCGCTGTGGATGTTCCCGATGGCGATCGTGTGCGGCAACACGTTCGTGCTGAAGCCGTCGGAGCAGGACCCGCTGTCGACGATGCAGCTCGTCGAGCTCGCGATCGAGGCCGGCGTGCCGCAAGGCGTGCTCAACGTCGTACACGGCGGCAAGACGGTGGTCGACCGTCTCTGCACGCACCCGGACATCAAGGCGATCTCGTTCGTCGGCTCGACGCGCGTCGGCACGCACGTGTACAACCTCGGCAGCCAGCACGGCAAGCGCGTGCAGTCGATGATGGGCGCGAAGAACCACGCGGTCGTGCTGCCCGATGCGCACCGCGAGCAGTCGATCAACGCACTCGTCGGCGCGGGCTTCGGCGCGGCCGGCCAGCGCTGCATGGCGACGTCGGTCGTCGTGCTGGTCGGCAAGGCGCGCGACTGGCTGCCGGAGCTCGTCGAGAAGGCGAAGGCGCTGAAGGTCAATGCGGGCGCGGAAGCCGGCACGGACGTGGGGCCGGTCGTGTCGAAGGCCGCAAAGGAACGCATCCTGTCGCTGATCGACCAGGGCGTGAAGGAAGGCGCGACGCTGTTGCTCGACGGCCGCGACGTCAAGGTGCCCGGCTACGAGCAGGGCAACTTCGTCGGCCCGACGATCTTCTCGGGCGTGACGACCGACATGTCGATCTACACGGAAGAAATCTTCGGGCCGGTGGTGGTCGTGCTCGAAGCCGACACGCTCGACGAAGCGATCGCGCTCGTCAACCGCAACCCGATGGGCAACGGCGTGGGGCTGTTCACGCAGAGCGGCGCGGCCGCGCGCAAGTTCCAGAGCGAGATCGACATCGGCCAGGTCGGCATCAACATCCCGATTCCGGTGCCGGTGCCCTACTTCAGCTTCACGGGCTCGCGCGGCTCGAAGCTCGGCGATCTCGGCCCGTACGGCAAGCAGGTCGTGCAGTTCTACACGCAGACCAAGACGGTCACCGCGCGCTGGTTCGACGACGACGCGACGGCCGGCGGCGTGAACACGACGATCGCGCTGCGCTGA
- the mmsB gene encoding 3-hydroxyisobutyrate dehydrogenase translates to MEIAFIGLGNMGGPMAANLLKAGHALTVFDLDAHAVDVAVRAGATAAGSPREAAARGAIVITMLPAAQHVRAVYLGDDGVLAGARAGAALIDCSTIDPGTVRAVAEAAAQRDFPLADAPVSGGTGGALAGTLTFMVGADAALFERIRPVLLDMGKNVVQCGGTGTGQIAKICNNLLLGISMMGVSEAMALGAALGIDPAVLAGIINTSTGRCWSSDAYNPYPGVSDTAPAARGYAGGFAANLMLKDLGLATEAARSAHQPVWMGALAQQLYQSMSQQGLGTLDFSACVKLYEAQPA, encoded by the coding sequence ATGGAAATCGCATTCATCGGACTCGGCAACATGGGCGGCCCGATGGCCGCCAACCTGCTGAAAGCCGGCCACGCGCTGACGGTGTTCGACCTCGACGCGCACGCGGTCGACGTCGCGGTACGCGCTGGCGCAACGGCCGCCGGCTCGCCGCGTGAAGCGGCCGCGCGCGGCGCGATCGTGATCACGATGCTGCCGGCCGCGCAGCACGTGCGCGCGGTCTATCTCGGCGACGACGGCGTGCTGGCCGGCGCACGCGCCGGCGCCGCGCTGATCGACTGCAGCACGATCGATCCGGGCACCGTGCGCGCGGTGGCCGAGGCCGCCGCGCAGCGCGACTTCCCGCTCGCCGACGCGCCCGTGTCGGGCGGCACCGGCGGCGCGCTAGCCGGCACGCTGACCTTCATGGTCGGCGCGGACGCCGCGCTGTTCGAGCGCATCCGCCCCGTGCTGCTCGACATGGGCAAAAACGTCGTGCAGTGCGGCGGCACGGGCACCGGGCAGATCGCGAAGATCTGCAACAACCTGCTGCTCGGGATCTCGATGATGGGCGTATCGGAAGCGATGGCGCTCGGCGCCGCGCTGGGGATCGATCCGGCGGTGCTGGCCGGCATCATCAATACGTCGACCGGCCGCTGCTGGAGCTCGGACGCGTACAACCCGTATCCGGGCGTGAGCGACACCGCGCCGGCCGCGCGCGGCTACGCGGGCGGGTTCGCGGCGAACCTGATGCTGAAGGATCTCGGGCTCGCGACCGAAGCGGCGCGCAGCGCGCACCAGCCGGTGTGGATGGGCGCGCTCGCGCAGCAGCTCTATCAGTCGATGAGCCAGCAGGGGCTCGGCACGCTCGACTTCTCCGCATGCGTGAAGCTGTACGAGGCGCAGCCGGCGTAA
- a CDS encoding DUF4397 domain-containing protein, with protein MKSIRTLVALCSVVSVLAACGGDGNDVGTELGISKPQARFINAVPAGPNLDYYLNAKLDQGGIAYKGVTRYHDVDSGTQNASYDISGTTSTIAAQSFSAANGHHYTTIALPSTTSLISVIDDPYDKGLLSDKARVRSFNASPNAQNVDMYVVPPGTDITTQSPTLAGAAYQNAVPASTQDSIYLNGGSYQVIVTTAGSKTPILKTAPVTINNNADWLLLTIPSGGVGDVTPNDIHVLVAQGNDADTSAQELGPQ; from the coding sequence ATGAAATCAATACGAACGCTGGTCGCGCTGTGCTCGGTCGTTTCCGTACTCGCGGCATGTGGCGGCGACGGCAACGACGTCGGCACCGAGCTCGGCATCTCGAAGCCGCAGGCGCGCTTCATCAACGCGGTGCCGGCCGGGCCGAACCTCGACTACTACCTGAACGCGAAGCTCGACCAGGGCGGTATCGCGTACAAGGGCGTGACGCGCTATCACGACGTCGACTCCGGCACGCAGAACGCGAGCTACGACATCTCCGGCACGACGTCGACCATCGCCGCGCAATCGTTCAGCGCGGCAAACGGCCATCACTACACGACGATCGCGCTGCCGAGCACGACGTCGCTGATCTCCGTGATCGACGATCCGTACGACAAGGGCCTGCTGTCGGACAAGGCGCGCGTGCGCAGCTTCAACGCGTCGCCGAACGCGCAGAACGTCGACATGTACGTCGTCCCGCCCGGCACCGACATCACGACGCAAAGCCCGACGCTCGCGGGCGCGGCCTACCAGAACGCGGTGCCGGCATCGACGCAGGATTCGATCTACCTGAACGGCGGCAGCTACCAGGTGATCGTCACGACGGCCGGCAGCAAGACGCCGATCCTCAAGACCGCGCCGGTCACCATCAACAACAACGCCGACTGGCTGCTGCTGACGATCCCGTCGGGCGGGGTCGGCGACGTGACGCCGAACGATATCCACGTGCTGGTTGCGCAGGGCAACGACGCCGATACGTCCGCGCAGGAGCTCGGCCCGCAGTAG
- a CDS encoding DUF3005 domain-containing protein: protein MQNAESNPDPKYRRDEAAKRPATAPAARRMPDPASGHPLTPEMVAAKTPTGLPPIERGTHAPDSADPVRRAAARIPTLDNANMAMTDSTVDVDGKGMEAAAGASKWHDNVIYSNASLDEAVETPDEGLGGIESRPSGNLPQIATRPGWHVRHVGAVDVTHGDGTRAEHVIVLERNN, encoded by the coding sequence ATGCAGAACGCGGAATCGAACCCTGACCCGAAATATCGGCGAGACGAGGCGGCGAAGCGCCCGGCGACAGCGCCGGCGGCGCGCCGCATGCCCGATCCGGCGAGCGGGCACCCGTTGACGCCCGAAATGGTTGCCGCGAAGACGCCGACCGGCCTGCCGCCGATCGAGCGCGGCACACATGCGCCCGACAGCGCCGACCCCGTACGGCGGGCGGCTGCCCGGATCCCGACGCTCGACAACGCGAACATGGCGATGACCGACAGCACGGTCGACGTCGACGGCAAGGGCATGGAAGCGGCCGCAGGCGCGTCGAAGTGGCATGACAACGTGATTTATTCGAACGCGTCGCTCGACGAAGCGGTCGAGACGCCCGACGAGGGGCTCGGCGGGATCGAGAGCCGGCCGTCCGGCAACCTGCCGCAGATCGCGACGCGGCCGGGCTGGCACGTGCGTCACGTCGGCGCGGTCGACGTGACGCACGGCGACGGCACGCGCGCCGAGCATGTGATCGTCCTGGAGCGCAACAACTGA
- a CDS encoding NCS1 family nucleobase:cation symporter-1 produces the protein MEGDNGVQLEATHRPGIVLGADDASYRTDSAARDPALSPRLHNPDLAPTKAEGRTWGRYSIFALWTNDVHNIANYSFAIGLFALGLSGWQMLASLAIGAVLVYCFMNLTGYMGQKTGVPFPVISRMSFGIYGALLPAMIRAVIAIAWFGIQTYLASVVLRVLLTAIWPSLAAFDQNAIFGLSTLGWVTFVAIWLVQIGILTYGMEMVRKYEGLAGPVILVTTLSLAAWMYSRTGGHLAMSIGKPLTGFKMWTEIFAGGSLWLAIYGTLVLNFCDFARSSPSAKTVRVGNFWGLPVNILVFATISFVLAGAQFKLNGHIIHSPTEIIATVPNKLFLVLGCLAFLIVTVAVNIMANFVAPAFVLTSLAPHRLSFRRAGLISATVAVLILPWNLYNSPIVIVYFLSGLGALLGPLYGIITVDYWLVRKQRVNVPDLYTEAPTGTYFYTRGVNRKALAALVPSALISITLAVVPAFSAMTPFSWLLGAAIAGTVYWLLADRNRHYEERSGEPIAVACAQH, from the coding sequence ATGGAAGGAGACAACGGCGTGCAATTGGAAGCCACCCACCGCCCGGGCATCGTGCTCGGCGCGGACGACGCATCGTATCGAACCGATTCGGCCGCGCGCGACCCCGCGCTGAGCCCGCGGCTGCACAACCCCGACCTCGCACCCACCAAGGCCGAGGGCCGGACGTGGGGCCGCTACAGCATCTTTGCGCTGTGGACCAACGACGTGCACAACATCGCGAACTACTCGTTCGCGATCGGGCTGTTCGCGCTCGGCCTGTCGGGCTGGCAGATGCTCGCGTCGCTCGCGATCGGCGCGGTGCTCGTGTACTGCTTCATGAACCTCACCGGCTACATGGGCCAGAAGACCGGCGTGCCGTTCCCGGTGATCAGCCGGATGAGCTTCGGCATCTACGGCGCGCTGCTGCCCGCAATGATCCGCGCGGTGATCGCGATCGCATGGTTCGGGATCCAGACCTATCTCGCGTCGGTCGTGCTGCGCGTGCTGCTCACCGCGATCTGGCCGAGCCTCGCCGCGTTCGACCAGAACGCGATCTTCGGGCTGTCGACGCTCGGCTGGGTCACGTTCGTCGCGATCTGGCTCGTGCAGATCGGCATCCTCACGTACGGGATGGAAATGGTCCGCAAGTACGAAGGGCTGGCCGGCCCGGTCATCCTCGTCACGACACTGTCGCTCGCCGCATGGATGTATAGCCGCACCGGCGGCCATCTCGCGATGTCGATCGGCAAGCCGCTGACCGGCTTCAAGATGTGGACGGAGATCTTCGCGGGCGGCTCGCTGTGGCTCGCGATCTACGGCACGCTGGTGCTCAACTTCTGCGATTTCGCGCGCTCGTCGCCGAGCGCGAAGACGGTGCGCGTGGGCAACTTCTGGGGCCTGCCGGTCAACATCCTCGTGTTCGCGACGATCAGCTTCGTGCTCGCCGGCGCGCAGTTCAAGCTGAACGGCCACATCATCCACAGCCCGACGGAAATCATCGCGACGGTGCCGAACAAGCTGTTCCTCGTGCTCGGTTGCCTCGCGTTCCTGATCGTGACGGTCGCCGTGAACATCATGGCGAACTTCGTCGCGCCGGCCTTCGTGCTGACGAGCCTGGCGCCGCATCGCCTGTCGTTCCGCCGCGCGGGCCTGATCAGCGCAACGGTCGCCGTGCTGATCCTGCCGTGGAACCTGTACAACAGCCCGATCGTGATCGTCTACTTCCTGTCCGGCCTCGGCGCGCTGCTCGGCCCGCTGTACGGGATCATCACGGTCGACTACTGGCTCGTGCGCAAGCAGCGCGTGAACGTGCCCGACCTCTATACCGAAGCGCCGACCGGCACCTACTTCTACACGCGCGGCGTGAACCGCAAGGCGCTCGCGGCGCTCGTGCCGTCCGCGCTGATCTCGATCACGCTCGCCGTCGTGCCGGCCTTCAGCGCGATGACGCCGTTCTCGTGGCTGCTCGGCGCGGCCATCGCGGGCACCGTGTACTGGCTGCTGGCCGATCGCAACCGGCACTACGAGGAGCGTTCGGGCGAGCCCATCGCGGTCGCCTGCGCCCAACACTGA
- a CDS encoding aspartate/glutamate racemase family protein, giving the protein MRILVVNVNTTESITDAIAAQAQAAASPGTEIVGLTPRFGAESIEGNFESYLAAIAVMDRVMRYDEPYDAVIQAGYGEHGREGLQELLTVPVVDITEAAASVAMLLGHRYSVVTTLDRTVPLIEDRLKLAGLDARCASVRASGLAVLELEENPARAIESIVGQAQRAVKDDHAEVICLGCGGMAGLDRQIEECTGVPVVDGVSAAVALAESLVRLKLKTSKVRTYAPPRPKRIVGWPGTFAQ; this is encoded by the coding sequence ATGAGGATCCTGGTAGTCAACGTCAACACGACCGAGTCGATCACCGACGCGATCGCCGCGCAGGCGCAGGCCGCCGCATCGCCGGGCACGGAGATCGTCGGGCTGACGCCGCGCTTCGGCGCGGAATCGATCGAAGGCAACTTCGAGAGCTACCTCGCGGCGATCGCCGTGATGGATCGCGTGATGCGCTACGACGAGCCGTACGACGCGGTGATCCAGGCCGGCTACGGCGAACACGGTCGCGAAGGGCTGCAGGAACTGCTGACGGTGCCCGTCGTCGACATCACCGAAGCGGCCGCGAGCGTCGCGATGCTGCTCGGCCACCGCTACTCGGTCGTCACGACGCTCGACCGCACGGTGCCGCTGATCGAGGATCGCCTGAAGCTCGCCGGGCTCGATGCGCGCTGCGCGTCGGTGCGCGCAAGCGGCCTCGCGGTGCTCGAGCTCGAGGAGAACCCGGCCCGCGCGATCGAGTCGATCGTCGGCCAGGCGCAGCGCGCGGTGAAGGACGATCACGCGGAAGTGATCTGCCTCGGCTGCGGCGGGATGGCCGGCCTCGACCGGCAGATCGAGGAATGCACGGGCGTGCCGGTCGTCGACGGCGTCTCGGCCGCGGTCGCGCTCGCCGAGTCGCTGGTGCGCCTGAAGCTGAAGACGTCGAAGGTCCGCACGTACGCGCCGCCGCGTCCGAAGCGGATCGTCGGCTGGCCGGGCACCTTCGCACAATGA
- a CDS encoding LysR substrate-binding domain-containing protein, giving the protein MRDPLDPNALPRDASDAAGALDVLDARLMRILLVLLTERTVSRAAVRLNMSQPATSAALKRLRTLLGDPLLVRSRYGMVPTEFGARLIEPLRNALRVIDFIRIQQPTFDARTSVRTYRIGCPDYLNVLFVPKLVALFRDRAPSAQLVFHPLGDGFDDERALADGELDVVIDNRPARSSRFRQDDLFDDRVVCLMRATHPLARRGTMTAEDFAEAPQLCPTPSWLEASGAIDKQLERVGLQRRIVVTLPHFELAAHALVRTDMLLTTTYRLARHYAKLLPLAAVALPAEPPDIVYRMTWNESGECTEGVRWLRGLIAEATRAWLDAEARLPAVAAVAAAGTDADARTTTPAIADTPEPTRRTRRRQATHCHASRQPRVAHAARIHRLATKSH; this is encoded by the coding sequence ATGCGGGACCCACTAGATCCGAACGCCCTGCCCCGCGACGCGTCCGACGCCGCGGGCGCGCTCGACGTGCTCGATGCGCGGCTGATGCGCATCCTGCTCGTGCTGCTGACCGAGCGCACCGTGTCGCGTGCGGCCGTGCGCCTGAACATGTCTCAACCGGCCACCAGCGCCGCGCTCAAGCGCCTGCGCACGCTGCTCGGCGATCCGCTGCTGGTGCGCAGCCGCTACGGGATGGTGCCGACCGAGTTCGGCGCGCGGCTGATCGAACCGCTGCGCAACGCGCTGCGCGTGATCGACTTCATCCGCATCCAGCAGCCGACGTTCGACGCACGCACGTCGGTGCGCACCTACCGCATCGGCTGCCCCGACTACCTGAACGTGCTGTTCGTGCCGAAGCTCGTCGCGCTGTTTCGCGATCGCGCGCCGAGTGCGCAGCTCGTGTTCCATCCGCTCGGCGACGGCTTCGACGACGAGCGCGCGCTGGCCGATGGCGAGCTCGACGTCGTGATCGACAATCGCCCGGCACGCTCGTCGCGGTTCCGGCAGGACGACCTGTTCGACGACCGCGTCGTGTGCCTGATGCGCGCGACGCATCCGCTCGCACGGCGCGGCACGATGACGGCTGAGGATTTTGCCGAAGCGCCGCAGCTGTGCCCGACGCCGTCGTGGCTCGAAGCGTCCGGCGCGATCGACAAGCAGCTCGAACGCGTGGGCCTGCAGCGGCGGATCGTCGTCACGCTGCCGCACTTCGAACTCGCCGCGCATGCGCTCGTGCGCACCGACATGCTGCTGACCACCACGTACCGGCTCGCGCGGCACTATGCGAAGCTGCTGCCGCTCGCTGCCGTCGCGCTGCCGGCCGAACCGCCGGACATCGTGTACCGGATGACGTGGAACGAATCGGGCGAGTGCACCGAGGGCGTGCGCTGGTTGCGCGGGCTGATCGCGGAAGCGACGCGCGCGTGGCTCGACGCGGAAGCGAGGCTGCCGGCGGTTGCGGCGGTGGCCGCCGCCGGGACCGATGCGGATGCCCGGACGACCACGCCGGCCATCGCCGATACGCCCGAGCCCACACGACGTACGCGCCGCAGACAGGCGACGCATTGCCACGCATCGCGTCAACCGCGTGTCGCCCATGCGGCACGTATCCACCGGCTTGCGACGAAGTCGCATTGA
- a CDS encoding AEC family transporter translates to MSSTIEILLPVFGLIAAGFLCRRRGVLGPAAASELNRFVVWLALPALLFQIMAHASWHQLYQPAFVATFALTCALVFVGVLAWRLLAGRGLADASIDAIAASYPNTGYLGFPLCLLAFGTDSLTPTTIATILVACVLFAGAIVLIEIGLQRDRAPLKLMWKVVGALLRNPLIVAPLAGVCVSAAQVPLGAPVDTFLKLLGGAASPCALVSLGLFLAEKREASGAAPRGSVALTAVKLFVQPALAWWLGVRVFALPPVLAQIAVVLAALPTGTGPYMLAEFYGREAQVTSRTILLSTLGSIVSLSVLLVLARHA, encoded by the coding sequence ATGTCATCGACGATCGAGATTCTGTTGCCCGTGTTCGGGCTGATCGCGGCAGGGTTCCTGTGCCGCCGGCGCGGCGTACTCGGGCCGGCGGCGGCCTCGGAACTCAACCGCTTCGTCGTGTGGCTCGCGCTGCCCGCGCTGCTGTTCCAGATCATGGCGCATGCGTCGTGGCACCAGCTGTATCAGCCGGCCTTCGTTGCCACGTTCGCGCTGACCTGTGCGCTCGTTTTCGTCGGCGTGCTCGCATGGCGCCTGCTCGCGGGGCGCGGGCTCGCCGATGCGAGCATCGACGCGATCGCCGCGTCGTACCCGAACACCGGGTATCTCGGCTTCCCGCTGTGCCTGCTCGCGTTCGGCACCGACAGCCTCACGCCAACCACGATCGCGACCATTCTCGTAGCGTGCGTGTTGTTTGCGGGCGCGATCGTGCTGATCGAGATCGGGCTGCAGCGCGACCGCGCGCCGCTGAAACTGATGTGGAAAGTCGTCGGCGCGCTGCTGCGCAACCCGCTGATCGTCGCGCCGCTGGCCGGTGTTTGCGTGTCGGCCGCGCAGGTGCCGCTCGGTGCGCCGGTCGATACGTTCCTGAAGCTGCTCGGCGGGGCCGCGAGCCCGTGCGCGCTCGTCAGCCTCGGGCTGTTTCTCGCGGAGAAGCGGGAGGCGTCCGGTGCGGCGCCGCGCGGCAGCGTTGCGCTGACCGCGGTGAAGCTGTTCGTGCAGCCCGCGCTGGCGTGGTGGCTTGGCGTGCGTGTGTTCGCACTGCCGCCGGTGCTTGCGCAGATCGCCGTCGTGCTCGCCGCGCTGCCCACCGGCACGGGGCCGTACATGCTGGCCGAGTTCTACGGGCGCGAAGCCCAGGTGACGTCGCGCACGATCCTGCTGTCGACGCTCGGGTCGATCGTGTCGTTGTCGGTGCTGCTCGTGCTGGCACGGCACGCCTGA